The Erigeron canadensis isolate Cc75 chromosome 4, C_canadensis_v1, whole genome shotgun sequence genome window below encodes:
- the LOC122597821 gene encoding conserved oligomeric Golgi complex subunit 8 isoform X2 yields the protein MEIGSPSGDDLSSPAAVTELLPLASASQQPYVSELLSFTLDRLNKEPELLRVDAERIRRQMQEVAVNNYRAFISAADALVSIRHEVSSIDKHLESMIAEVPKLTSGCSEFIDSAEKILEEREMNKTLLENHSTLLDLLEIPQLMDTCVRNGNYDEALDLEAYVSKLSTMHPKLPVIQALAAEVRQTTQSLLSQLLQKLRSSIQLPECLRIIGYLRRIGIYSEYEMRLQFLRCRESWLSGILDDLDPRDAYEYLKKMATYHRMHLFDIVNQYRAIFADDTSGSEENYDGGLLFSWSMHQYCATGLGWVGLDFRGLLPPLFEEAVLNLFSKNMSTAVENFQLVLDSHRWIAPVGLSPNSFGEASQEDVPPPPELMEHPPLAVFVNGVSVAMNELRPCAPISLKHILAQELVKGLREVSDSLLRYNTTRVLRESESVLFLSLCRSFLEVAYPHCATSFGRCYLGGSSLITDGNYLFEGLTRLLTAYSSRHLPKRVQNIETKNVLENGKPPSVENGSATDVKETENSNVVEEHNTVSESQEKQSEE from the exons atgGAAATCGGAAGTCCTTCCGGAGACGATTTATCGTCACCGGCGGCAGTTACGGAGTTGCTGCCATTAGCATCCGCATCACAACAACCGTACGTATCGGAACTCCTTTCCTTCACTCTCGATCGCCTGAACAAGGAGCCAGAGCTTCTTAGAGTCGATGCGGAGCGAATTCGGCGACAGATGCAGGAAGTTGCGGTGAATAACTACCGCGCATTCATCTCTGCTGCCGATGCTTTGGTTTCGATCCGTCACGAAGTCTCGTCAATCGATAAACATCTCGAATCTATG ATTGCAGAGGTTCCGAAGCTGACATCTGGCTGCTCAGAGTTCATTGATTCTGCAGAAAAGATTTTGGAGGAGAGAGAGATGAACAAAACATTGCTGGAAAATCATAGTACTTTGCTTGACTTACTTGAAATTCCTCAGCTTATGGACAC GTGTGTGAGGAATGGAAACTATGATGAAGCTCTAGACTTGGAAGCTTATGTTAGCAAACTCTCAACAATGCACCCgaa ACTACCAGTCATTCAAGCACTTGCCGCAGAAGTTCGACAGACTACACAGTCTCTGCTCTCACAACTTCTCCAAAAACTAAGATCAAGTATTCAG TTGCCAGAATGTCTTCGCATTATTGGATATTTACGAAGGATAGGAATATATAGTGAGTATGAGATGCGCCTACAG TTCCTAAGATGCAGAGAGTCATGGTTGTCTGGGATCCTTGATGACTTAGACCCAAGAGATGCTTATGAATACTTAAAAAAGATGGCAACCTATCACCGGATGCATCTTTTTGATATTGTTAACCAATATCGTGCCATATTTGCTGATGATACATCAGGAAGTGAAGAGAACTATGATGGTGGACTTCTCTTCAGTTGGAGCATGCATCAG TATTGTGCCACGGGACTTGGTTGGGTTGGATTAGATTTTCGGGGATTGCTTCCACCTCTCTTTGAAGA GGCTGTTTTAAACTTATTTTCAAAGAATATGAGCACAGCTGTGGAGAATTTTCAG TTGGTTTTGGATTCACATCGATGGATCGCACCAGTTGGCCTCTCACCCAATAGCTTTGGTGAAGCAAGTCAGGAAGATGTCCCACCACCTCCAGAGTTAATGGAGCATCCACCTCTTGCTGTTTTTGTGAATG GTGTATCTGTTGCAATGAACGAGCTACGACCCTGTGCCCCAATAAGTTTGAAACATATCCTTGCTCAAGAATTAGTGAAAGGGCTGCGCGAGGTTTCTGATTCTTTGTTGAGATACAATACCACCAGGGTGCTTAGGGAGAGTGAGTCTGTCCTTTTCCTGTCTCTGTGCCGGTCGTTTCTTGAG GTTGCTTATCCACATTGTGCTACAAGCTTTGGACGCTGTTACCTTGGAGGATCCTCCCTTATCACAGATGGCAATTACTTGTTTGAGGGACTTACTCGTCTTTTAACAGCATATTCCTCTAGACATTTACCAAAGAGAGTTCAAAATATAGAAACAAAGAATGTATTAGAGAACGGAAAACCACCTTCAGTTGAAAATGGATCAGCTACAGATGTCAAAGAAACAGAGAATAGTAATGTTGTTGAGGAACACAACACGGTATCAGAAAGCCAGGAAAAACAAAGTGAAGAATAA
- the LOC122597821 gene encoding conserved oligomeric Golgi complex subunit 8 isoform X1: MEIGSPSGDDLSSPAAVTELLPLASASQQPYVSELLSFTLDRLNKEPELLRVDAERIRRQMQEVAVNNYRAFISAADALVSIRHEVSSIDKHLESMIAEVPKLTSGCSEFIDSAEKILEEREMNKTLLENHSTLLDLLEIPQLMDTCVRNGNYDEALDLEAYVSKLSTMHPKLPVIQALAAEVRQTTQSLLSQLLQKLRSSIQLPECLRIIGYLRRIGIYSEYEMRLQFLRCRESWLSGILDDLDPRDAYEYLKKMATYHRMHLFDIVNQYRAIFADDTSGSEENYDGGLLFSWSMHQVAYHLKTLKIMLPKITEGGSLSNILDQCMYCATGLGWVGLDFRGLLPPLFEEAVLNLFSKNMSTAVENFQLVLDSHRWIAPVGLSPNSFGEASQEDVPPPPELMEHPPLAVFVNGVSVAMNELRPCAPISLKHILAQELVKGLREVSDSLLRYNTTRVLRESESVLFLSLCRSFLEVAYPHCATSFGRCYLGGSSLITDGNYLFEGLTRLLTAYSSRHLPKRVQNIETKNVLENGKPPSVENGSATDVKETENSNVVEEHNTVSESQEKQSEE, translated from the exons atgGAAATCGGAAGTCCTTCCGGAGACGATTTATCGTCACCGGCGGCAGTTACGGAGTTGCTGCCATTAGCATCCGCATCACAACAACCGTACGTATCGGAACTCCTTTCCTTCACTCTCGATCGCCTGAACAAGGAGCCAGAGCTTCTTAGAGTCGATGCGGAGCGAATTCGGCGACAGATGCAGGAAGTTGCGGTGAATAACTACCGCGCATTCATCTCTGCTGCCGATGCTTTGGTTTCGATCCGTCACGAAGTCTCGTCAATCGATAAACATCTCGAATCTATG ATTGCAGAGGTTCCGAAGCTGACATCTGGCTGCTCAGAGTTCATTGATTCTGCAGAAAAGATTTTGGAGGAGAGAGAGATGAACAAAACATTGCTGGAAAATCATAGTACTTTGCTTGACTTACTTGAAATTCCTCAGCTTATGGACAC GTGTGTGAGGAATGGAAACTATGATGAAGCTCTAGACTTGGAAGCTTATGTTAGCAAACTCTCAACAATGCACCCgaa ACTACCAGTCATTCAAGCACTTGCCGCAGAAGTTCGACAGACTACACAGTCTCTGCTCTCACAACTTCTCCAAAAACTAAGATCAAGTATTCAG TTGCCAGAATGTCTTCGCATTATTGGATATTTACGAAGGATAGGAATATATAGTGAGTATGAGATGCGCCTACAG TTCCTAAGATGCAGAGAGTCATGGTTGTCTGGGATCCTTGATGACTTAGACCCAAGAGATGCTTATGAATACTTAAAAAAGATGGCAACCTATCACCGGATGCATCTTTTTGATATTGTTAACCAATATCGTGCCATATTTGCTGATGATACATCAGGAAGTGAAGAGAACTATGATGGTGGACTTCTCTTCAGTTGGAGCATGCATCAGGTTGCCTATCATCTTAAAACTCTCAAGATCATGCTCCCTAAGATAACTGAAGGTGGGTCTTTGTCCAATATATTGGACCAGTGCATG TATTGTGCCACGGGACTTGGTTGGGTTGGATTAGATTTTCGGGGATTGCTTCCACCTCTCTTTGAAGA GGCTGTTTTAAACTTATTTTCAAAGAATATGAGCACAGCTGTGGAGAATTTTCAG TTGGTTTTGGATTCACATCGATGGATCGCACCAGTTGGCCTCTCACCCAATAGCTTTGGTGAAGCAAGTCAGGAAGATGTCCCACCACCTCCAGAGTTAATGGAGCATCCACCTCTTGCTGTTTTTGTGAATG GTGTATCTGTTGCAATGAACGAGCTACGACCCTGTGCCCCAATAAGTTTGAAACATATCCTTGCTCAAGAATTAGTGAAAGGGCTGCGCGAGGTTTCTGATTCTTTGTTGAGATACAATACCACCAGGGTGCTTAGGGAGAGTGAGTCTGTCCTTTTCCTGTCTCTGTGCCGGTCGTTTCTTGAG GTTGCTTATCCACATTGTGCTACAAGCTTTGGACGCTGTTACCTTGGAGGATCCTCCCTTATCACAGATGGCAATTACTTGTTTGAGGGACTTACTCGTCTTTTAACAGCATATTCCTCTAGACATTTACCAAAGAGAGTTCAAAATATAGAAACAAAGAATGTATTAGAGAACGGAAAACCACCTTCAGTTGAAAATGGATCAGCTACAGATGTCAAAGAAACAGAGAATAGTAATGTTGTTGAGGAACACAACACGGTATCAGAAAGCCAGGAAAAACAAAGTGAAGAATAA